The DNA region TTGGTGACCGAGACGAGCAACAGCCAGGTGACGAACGTGACGATTCCCAGGGCTGCCAGCACCAGCAGCAGCACCCACCCGATGATGCGGGTACGGGCGGTCGTCGGCACGAGTCGGCGCCACCGTTCGGGCTTGCTCATGGACGCCATCCTGCCGGGCGGAGCGGTCACGGTCAGTCGTCATCGTCATCGCCGTCACCACCGCCGTCATCCCAGTCGTCATCCCGGTCATCGTCGTCGTCCCAGTCGTCATCCCAGTCGTCCCGGTCGTCCCAGTCCGCACCGCCGCCCTGAACGCCGGGATTCACCGTCGGCGCCTGGGTGTGCGCGGGCGGCGGAGGGGGCGGAACACCCTGTTGGTCGGCGGTCACGCGGGGGGCGGGGGCCGGATCGGCAGTGGGCGGAGCCGGATCTGCTGCGGGCGGGGGCGGGGCGGTCACCTGTGGAGCGGTGACCTGGATGGGCCGCAGCGGTTCGCTGTCGGAGCTGGGCACCACCGACAGCGTCGTGGCGCCGATTCCCGCCGCCAGGACGAGGACGATGGCGCCGATCAGGGCGATACGCATGTCCTCGAGGGTGTCGTGCGGGTGTGTCGCCGAGGTGAGACGGAGATGAGAGGGCTCTCATCTCAGCGCTCGGCCAGGACGGTCCATTCGATGGGTGAAGCCGAGAGCACCCGTCCGGTGGGACGGATGTAGGTGTCGCGGAAGTAGCTCGGCCCGGCCTGCTCGACGAGCCGCCATCCGTACTCGGCCAGCAGTTCCCCGACCTCCTCGGGCACCAGCCCCGACTTCCACACCTGGGTGCGCTGCCGGAATCGTCGAAACACCGCCTCCGCGCCGTAGCGCTGCGTCCCGTCGATGAAGTCCTGCCGCACGTAGGTGAAGATCAGGCGGCTGCCCGGTGCGGCGTCGCTGAGCTGGCGCAGCGTCTCCCGCACCGCCTCCGGGGTGAGGTACTGGGTGACGCCCTCCCAGATGAAGAACGTACGGTCGCCGCCGCGGTACCCGTGCGCCTCCAGGGCTGGAATCAACTCGTCGTGCTCGAAGTCGACCTCCACGAGATGCACCGATGCGGGGGCCGCGCCGAGCGCCCGTTGCACGACAGCGGCTTTGTGTTCGATGTTGACCTTCTGGTCGACCTCGAACACCGGCAGTTCGCTGTGCCGGGCGATCCGATACGCCCGGGTGTCCAGCCCGGCGCCGAGCACGACCACGGTGTCGAATTCGATGATCGGGTCCGACAGGCGTTCGTCGATGTAGCGCTTGCGGCAGGCGATGCTGGCCCACAATCCGGGACCCGACCGGTCCACGGCGGCCAGCGCAGTCCGGCGCACGGCATCGAACCGGGTCAGCCGCACCAGCAGGCGGTAGCGGGCCGGCAGGAAAGACGCCGCCAGGTCGTCGTCGACCAGGCGGCGTTCCGTCGGCTCGTTGTGCTCGATCGCCGACAGCACGATGGGCCCGAAAGCCGTCTGCGCGGCCGGGTTCCGAGGCTGCGTCATCGTGTCAACGCTTGTTCACATACCCCGCGTCGACGGGCAGCGTGATCCCGGTGACATAGCGGGCGGCGTCCGAGACCAACCAGAACACCGCGTTGGCGATGTCTTCCGGTTCCAGCGCCTGCACCGGAAGTGCGTTGCCCATGTCCGGACCCCCCTCGCTCTCCTGCGCCATGCCCTCCAGCCACGACCGGGTGAAATCGTTGTCGATCATCGGGGTGTTCACTCCTGCGGGGTGCACCGAATTGACCCGAATGCTGTACTGCGCAAGGAAGTTCGCGTACACCCGCATGATCCCGACCATGCCGTGCTTGGCGGCCGCATAACCGACGGACCCGCCGACCGGCGCACCCAGGCCCACCAGGCCGGCGACCGAACTGATCAACACGATCGAGCCGCCGTTGCCGAACTTGACCATCGGTT from Mycobacterium sp. DL includes:
- a CDS encoding mycofactocin-coupled SDR family oxidoreductase, with protein sequence MGELTGKVAFITGAARGQGRAHAVKLASEGADIIALDLCEQIDSVPYPLATPDDLTATVKLVEEAGSRIVAVQADVRDRDAVKAAVREGTEKLGDRLDIVVANAGIAPMAGAGAWQDVIDVNLTGVYNTVDVAMKPMVKFGNGGSIVLISSVAGLVGLGAPVGGSVGYAAAKHGMVGIMRVYANFLAQYSIRVNSVHPAGVNTPMIDNDFTRSWLEGMAQESEGGPDMGNALPVQALEPEDIANAVFWLVSDAARYVTGITLPVDAGYVNKR
- a CDS encoding SAM-dependent methyltransferase, translating into MTQPRNPAAQTAFGPIVLSAIEHNEPTERRLVDDDLAASFLPARYRLLVRLTRFDAVRRTALAAVDRSGPGLWASIACRKRYIDERLSDPIIEFDTVVVLGAGLDTRAYRIARHSELPVFEVDQKVNIEHKAAVVQRALGAAPASVHLVEVDFEHDELIPALEAHGYRGGDRTFFIWEGVTQYLTPEAVRETLRQLSDAAPGSRLIFTYVRQDFIDGTQRYGAEAVFRRFRQRTQVWKSGLVPEEVGELLAEYGWRLVEQAGPSYFRDTYIRPTGRVLSASPIEWTVLAER